The following are from one region of the Littorina saxatilis isolate snail1 linkage group LG2, US_GU_Lsax_2.0, whole genome shotgun sequence genome:
- the LOC138959073 gene encoding craniofacial development protein 2-like, producing MEKKIPVTETSTRDTRNISALGEDGSPAGELMKHGGESQMPLETTEPTTIMSTRTTTTLGTWNVRTMFETGKTAQVAAEMRNYNLSILGISESRWTGSGQRRLVTGEMLLFSGHEEEGAPHTRGVALMLSKTAQRALIGWEAHGPRILTATFRTKKRRINLDIIQCYAPTNDTEEEDKEEFYNRMATIIQKCPSRNITIVMGDLNAKIGSDNRGYEEIMGQQGLGEMNDNGERLADFCATNNLVIGGSLFQHKRIHKATWISPDLSTENQIDHVCIGKKFRRSLQDVRVRRGADVASDHQLLVARLRLKLRRNWTEGSSQRQRYNTTALKDNTKMQDFKIALSNKFEVLQEILEEETIDKQWQGVKEAVTSTCREVLGPLKRSHKEWITAETTRKIEDRKLKKSEINNSHTRMGKAEAQKKYTSANKTVKKSIKADKKNYMDTTHYFTAAPNMLCQRQGAWSKHGHK from the coding sequence ATGGAAAAAAAAATACCCGTTACAGAAACGTCAACAAGAGATACAAGGAACATTTCGGCCCTGGGAGAAGATGGATCTCCAGCTGGAGAGCTTATGAAGCACGGTGGCGAAAGCCAGATGCCTCTGGAAACCACCGAGCCGACGACCATCATGTCGACCAGGACCACCACCACTCTCGGGACATGGAACGTCCGGACCATGTTTGAAACCGGCAAGACTGCGCAAGTGGCAGCCGAGATGAGGAACTACAACCTGTCCATCCTGGGAATCAGCGAGTCACGATGGACAGGCTCCGGACAGAGAAGACTCGTTACTGGAGAGATGCTGCTGTTTTCGGGCCACGAGGAAGAGGGTGCTCCACACACCAGAGGAGTGGCCCTGATGTTGTCCAAGACGGCACAGAGAGCGCTCATTGGATGGGAAGCCCACGGACCACGGATTCTCACCGCTACCTTCAGAACCAAGAAGCGGAGGATTAACCTGGACATCATCCAGTGTTACGCACCCACCAACGACACTGAGGAGGAAGACAAAGAGGAGTTTTACAACCGAATGGCCACCATAATCCAGAAATGCCCAAGTCGTAACATCACCATTGTCATGGGAGACTTGAACGCAAAGATCGGCAGTGACAACAGAGGCTATGAGGAGATCATGGGGCAACAGGGTTTAGGAGAGATGAATGACAACGGAGAGAGGCTTGCAGACTTCTGTGCTACAAACAACCTGGTCATTGGAGGGAGTCTCTTCCAACACAAAAGAATCCACAAGGCCACTTGGATATCACCGGACCTGTCGACGGAAAACCAAATCGACCATGTGTGTATCGGGAAGAAGTTCAGACGATCACTTCAGGATGTCCGCGTGAGGAGAGGAGCAGATGTTGCTTCCGACCATCAGCTCCTAGTTGCCAGACTGAGGCTGAAGCTGAGAAGGAATTGGACAGAGGGTTCCAGCCAACGTCAGCGATACAACACCACGGCCCTCAAAGACAACACTAAGATGCAGGATTTTAAGATCGCTCTCTCCAACAAGTTTGAGGTCCTGCAGGAAATACTCGAGGAAGAGACTATAGACAAGCAGTGGCAGGGAGTGAAGGAGGCCGTCACATCAACCTGCAGAGAGGTGCTTGGTCCTTTAAAACGCAGCCACAAAGAATGGATCACAGCAGAGACAACGAGAAAGATTGAGGATAGAAAGCTGAAGAAATCAGAAATCAACAACAGCCACACCAGAATGGGAAAAGCAGAAGCACAGAAGAAATACACAAGCGCAAACAAAACCGTCAAAAAGAGCATCAAGGCCGACAAGAAAAACTACATGGATACGACACACTATTTCACTGCTGCGCCGAATATGCTCTGTCAGCGGCAGGGAGCTTGGAGCAAGCACGGCCATAAATAG